The Longimicrobiales bacterium nucleotide sequence CACATCCGATGGGCCACCTGCACGGCGAGAGGCCCGGCCATCGAACTCGAAGATCTTCTCGGCTTCCTGAAAGAAGCCCATTCGGCCCAGATATCCGATGACATCGGAGCTTTCTGGGAGTTCCAAGTGGGGCATCACCCCTTGCCGATCTCGAGCTATGCTGCCTGCGGTCAGGAGCGCCACCATACCGTTGGGGTCTACCCAACGGAGGTGTCGAGCATCGAACATGGTCCGCTCTTCCGGAGCTCTAACTGCGGAATCGAGCAGTTGGTCCACCGTTTGATGGTCCAGTGATGCGGGAACTGAAAGGACGTTCAAGCGCCTTCCTCCACATGTGAGAGCCGGCCGGTCAGGTGTCGATAGAGGCTTCGCGCGCCGCGATGCTCGACATTTCGGCCGGCTAACCGGTTCGCCCGAGCCATAGCGTTATCTAAGGTGTCACCCGCTAGAAGTCGTGCGAAGGTCGTCGCCCCCCAGACGTCGCCGCAACCCGTGGGGTCTCCGGTCCTGGGCAGATCTAGGAGCCCGACCCTGCCACTGTGGGCCCCCGTCGATACAGCAAGTCTCGTATCGGGGCGCCACTTCCAGGGATCCGACTCGAAGTCCGAACTCGTAAGGTACGCTGCCCCGCGCGGCCCCAGCGTGACGGTGAGAAGCTTAAGGTCCGGCCCGAGCGCGGAAGAAGCGAGACTCCAAGGATCGCCCCCTGCGCCCAAAAGCTCGAACTCAGCTTCATTCATCTGCACTGCATCGAAGCAGCCCAGCCACGCCTCCCAGGCGTCCAACGTCTGCGGAGTTCTGACTCCATGCCTGCTCATGTGGAGAAACAGCGAGTGTAGATCCGTGTACGTGGGCTTCTTGTACCCGACGCGTAGAGCCTGGGCCGTTTCGAGATTCATCTCGAATCCCGAGATGAAATTGACATAGAGCGCGTCGCACGCACCTACGGCGTGTGCGAGTTCCGGCCAACTCCACGGTGGGACCCCTCCCGTCAACCGCTCTACGCGCATGCCCTCGCTTTCGTATCGAAGCTCGACGCGATTGTTGGCCTCGGGCACGATCACAACCGCCGAGTCGTCGACTCCGGAAATCTCGCCGAGAAAACGGTACGCCTCTTCGGACAAGTCACGCCCCACCTTCATGATCGGCAGAATCCTCCAACCTTCCGGTAGAGATGCACTGAGCGCGGCGAGCGCATACCCGATCCCACCCCATTCTTCTACCGGCTCGGTCCGCCCGTCACGGTCCACGATCCGATCCCAGACAAGTGTGCCCAACACACCTAGGGTCCTACCGGTCACCCGGAGGCCATCCCTTCCGCGACGAAGACGCCCGCAGCGCCAACGACTCCGGCTGTCTCGGGGAGCTCGCCCGGCAGAATCCTGCAGGCAGCAACCGCGGAGGCGAACGCACGCCGCCTGACTTCCGACCGGAGCGGGACGAACAGATGGTCCCCGGCCCTCGTGACTCCACCGACTACCACCACAACCTCTGGATTCAACAGGTTGACGATGTTCGCGATTCCGGCCCCGAGGATCTTGGCGGTCTCCCGCATGACTTCGTGGGCGTACTCGTCACCGAGCACGAGCGCCTCGTAGACCGTGAGCGCCGTCAGACGCTCTAGGTCCCCATCAACGAGTTCAGTCAACACCGATTCGTAACCCACTTCAAGACCCTCACGTGCACGTGCGGCAATATTCGGTCCCGACGCGTAGGCCTCGAGGCACCCGTAGTTTCCACAGGCGCACCGCCGACCCGTAAAGTCGATGGTCGTATGGCCGAGCTCTCCGGCGCTGCCGGAAGCACCCCTGGCGATACGTCCGTCCAGAATCACGCCACCACCGATCCCCGTCCCGAGGGTGACACCCACCAGGTTCTTCACCCCCCGGCCAGCGCCCTGCCAATACTCACCGTACGTGGCACAGTTGGCGTCATTGTCCAACGTGGCCGAAAGCCGAAGGGGGTTTGCGATGCGATCTCGGATCGGGTAATCGGTCCATCCCAAGTTTGGCGTCGCGATGACAACACCTGCGTCGAGATCCAACGGACCTGGGCAACCGATTCCAACGCCCACCACGTCGGCCCGAGAACCTCCGTACTCGGCGAGCGTCTCTTCGATCGCGGCCTCGGCCATCCTCACGATGTCATCGACGCACGCATCGGCTCCCCGTTCGGGATTCGTTGCGCGCGAGCGAAGCCCCATCGGCGCTCCGCCCTCAACGGGAATCAAGCCCACGACGAGATTCGTTCCACCAATATCGACACCCACGACCCACCGACTCATCGGAACCCACCCAAGTGGGCAACCTGGGCGCGGGCGGCGAGTGTCGGGGGGAATGTCATGCGATCCTCAAGTCGATTTAGGGCCGTGAACGTCGCAAAGAAATGAGAGGCTCGCTAGGCCACGCTGTCGACTGAAAGCCTTAGTCGTCGCTGAGATTCAGCACGGCGAGAAAAGCCTCCTGGGGGATCTCCACCGTACCGACCTGCTTCATTCGCTTTTTGCCCGCTTTTTGCTTCTCGAGGAGCTTGCGTTTACGGGAGATATCGCCGCCGTAGCACTTCGCAGTCACGTTCTTTCTGAGAGCCTGCACGTTGGTCCGCGCGACGACGTTGTTGCCGATCGTCGCTTGGAGTGCAACCGCGAACTGCTGTCGAGGAATGAGGTCCTTGAGCTTTCGCACGAGGTCCCGCCCATACAAGAACGCCTTGTCCTCGTGGATGATGACACTGAAGGCATCCACTGCCTCACTGTTCACGAGAATGTCGAGCCGGAGGAGTTTGTCCGCGCGCCACTCGTGGAATTCGTAATCGAGCGATGCATACCCTCGGGTCCCGCTCTTCAAGCGATCATAAAAGTCGAGCACGATTTCGGAGAGCGGCAACTCGAAGTCGAGTTCGACCCGCTGCGGGTCCGGATAGCTCATCCCTCGGAAGATCCCGCGCCTCTCGTGGCACAGTTTGTGGACGTTCCCGATGTACTCCGCGGGACAGAGGATCCGAGCCAATACGATGGGCTCCAGAATCTCACTGATGCGCCCTGGGTCTGGGAGGGCGGTTGGGCTCTCCACTCTCATCTCGGAGCCATCGGTCAACGTGACGTGGTACTCCACGTTGGGCACCGTGGTAATCAGATCGACTCCAAACTCACGATCCAGTCGTTCTTGAATGATCTCCATGTGGAGAAGGCCCAAGAAGCCACATCTAAATCCAAACCCCAGAGCTACTGACGTTTCTGGCTCATAATTGAGGCTAGCGTCGTTGAGCTTTAGTCGTTCGAGCGCGTCCCGGAGGTCCTCATAGTCGTCCGCGTCGGTCGGATAGAGGCCGGCAAAGACCATCGGGTTGGCTTCCTGATAGCCCTTGAGCATCTCCGTCGAAGGATTCGTGGCATCAAGGACGGTGTCCCCCACCCGCGTGTGAGACACCTCCTTAATGGCGGCGACGATGTAACCAACCTCGCCTGGCTCCAACTGCGGACGCGGAACCTTGCCCAGTCGCATGCACCCGACTTCGGTCACTTCATACGTCGCGTCCACATTGCCGAACGTGATCGTCATCCCGGGTTTGACCGTGCCGTCGATCACTCGTACGGAAGGGACCGCACCCAAGTACTTGTCGTAGTAGGAGTCGAAGATCAGCGCCCGGAGCGGAGCCGAGGCGTCTCCGGTGGGCGGAGGCACCTTGTCCACGACCGCGTCCAGGATTTCCTGAATGCCAATCCCTTCCTTCGCACTCGCGAGCAACACATCCTCCGGCGCGACGCCCAGCAGATCGACCACTTCATCGCGCCGCCGTTCCGGTTCGGCACCGGGAAGATCGACCTTATTGATGACCGGGATGATCTCGAGATTCGCGTCCAAGGCCAGGAACAGATTAGACAGTGTCTGCGCCTGGATCCCTTGGGTGGCGTCTACGACCAGGATCGCTCCCTCGCAGGCGGCCAAGGAACGCGACACTTCATAGGTGAAGTCCACGTGTCCGGGCGTGTCGATCAAGTTGAATTCGTAGTCTCGCCCGTCCTTGCCACGATGTGACATCCGGACAGCGTGGAGCTTGATCGTGATGCCGCGTTCCCGCTCGAGCTCATTGTCGTCGAGGACCTGGTCGCGCATCTGCCGAGAGTCGAGCGTCTCTGTACCCTCCAAGAGACGATCGGCCAAAGTAGACTTCCCATGGTCGATGTGCGCCACGATACAAAAATTGCGTATGCGGTCGGTGTCCAAGAATCGTCGGCGTGAAGCGGAAAGTGGCTCGAGACGAGGCCAAAGTTAACCGGCCAGACAGGGGTCCCCTACCCCTTTGACTAGAAAATCATTGACTGGTCGAGCAACCCCTGCCTAGTCTTGGATTATGCTAGATTCCGTTCCTCCAGTGTGGATTTCACGCTCTCGGCCCTGATCGCTACGATACGTGCCCAGAGGCGGTGTTCGGATTTCCTTACCCAGCCTCCCAGGACAACCCATGAAGTCATTATGGATGACCCCCGTAATTTTGGCGGGTGCCCTCCTCCTCGGTGCCTGTGAGATTCCAACCGAGGCTCCGATCGTCGAGCAACGGTGGATCATACCCGTGGATGAGACAACCGTCAGCGTCAACGAACTGCTTCCGAACGACGTCATCGTCAATGGCAGCAACTTCGAGCTTAGTGTCGATCCGTTCAGCACGGTCCAGAATCTCGGGACCCTGTGTGGATGTGCAGCCCTGAATGGGCTGACGACCGCGGCACCTGCGTTCAGTTCGTCGTTCACGCTATCCGAAGGGCTTCCCGCTGACGTCTCCTCCGCGACGATCTCGAGCGGCTCCGTTTCGATCGATATCCAAAACGGCATCTCCTACGATGTACTCGCAGGCGGTGGCAGCCTGACGGTGACCGTCACAGATGGACAAGGCGGCGCCCAGGTCGGTCAAACCATGTTCTCCGGCAACCTCCCTGCGAACAGCACGGCCACGCAGACGATGGCGATCTCTTCCGCGTCGATCGGGTCTACCCTCTTCATCACTGTAGACATCTCATCGCCGGGTGGACAGAGCACAACGATCAACACTGCTGATCAACTCACCGTCACGGCGACCACGACGTCCTTACTCGTGAGTTCGGCGTCTGTGAACGTCGTGAGTCAGTCCGTCAACTTTGATCCGGTCGACCTCGACGTCGAGGACATCGGGGCCGAAGTCACGGACCGACTCATTCAGGGGACGATCATCCTAGATGTCGTGAATCCGTTCGGCGTTTCCATCTCGGGAAATGTGGACATCGGCGTCACGTCGAAGAGTTTCTCGATCTCAGCAGACGCAACGTCTGAGGTATCGATCAGCTACACCGGCGACGAATTGAAGTCGTTCCTCGGGCAAGCTGGAGTGACTTTCTCTGGGTCCGGGACGGCATCGGGTGGATTGATCACCGTGACTCCTACTCAGGTCATGACCATTGAAGCGACACTCGACCTCACGATCAAAATCGGCGGATAAGGAGACGACCATGCGTACGAATAGATTCTTCTCTGCGGTCGCTCTGATCGCAGCAGTCGGCCTCGGCGGCATTAATGCCACCCCAGCCGAGGGCCAGCTCGCCAACGCGAGCGCAGCGAGCCTCGGCCTTTCAGGAAATAACACGGCCACGGCCCGTGGGTTTAGCGCCATCAGTGTCAATCCGGCCGGCCTGGGCATGCCCGGGTCAGGCTTCAGCCTCGCCCTCATGGGCGTACAAGGGCGCTCGGGTCTAGATCCGCTCAATCTCGCGGATTTCAACGACGTCGCGGGCACGCTCATGAGCGCGGCTGTGAAAGACAATTGGCTCAGCCGGATCGATGCGGCGGGTGGGCTCTCGGGTTCATTCGGTGCTGAAGTCTCGGAGATCGCGCTCACGATGGGCAACTTCGGGCTGCAGGTCTCGACCGTTGTTGGTGGATCGGTCACACTCCCGACCGGAATTGCGGAAGCCATGTTGTACGGCAACGCAGGACGGACAGGATCACCAACTGACCTGTCTCTTTCAGGTGCTTCAATAGACGGGTTCGCCATCTCGACTGCGGGCCTGAGCCTGGCCTTCCCGATGTCGTCACCGTCGGGCGATATGGCGATCGGGGCGACGTTCAAGTACTCCGTTGGCCACGGGGTCGCAGTCGGCAGAAGCACCGCGGGTTCCGTTCAAAGCAATCCGATCCGCGTCGATGTGGACTTCCCCATCGTCCTCACAAGTGAAGCCGCAGATTTCGCGAACGGCGGAAAGGGCATCGGTCTGGATCTCGGCTTCATGATGAAGCAAGGCAACCTCTCCTTTGGCGCGTCGATTCAGAACGCGGTAAACACTTTCGCCTGGGAAGAAGGCGAACTCGCCTATCGGCCCATCGACGTCGAGTTCGAACAGAGCACCAGTTCCGCCGAGACGGACGAGCAGGCCTATGCAGGTGCGCCTGCCACGCTCAAGGCGCTGGTTACCGCTATGACGATCAAGCCGTCGCTTCAGGTCGGGGCGGCACTTGATTTGAGTGACGACCTCACAATCTCGGGAGACCTCCACAACCGATTCAGCGATGGGGGCATCGCCTTCACGCCGAAGTTCCACCTAGGTGCCGGTGCTGAATTTCGGGGACTGAAGGTCATCCACCTGCGGGGTGGAGCGGCCATCATCACGGATGGCATTCAATACAGTGGCGGACTCAGCCTCGTTCTTGGTCCGGTGAATCTCTCAGCGGCTGCAGCAGTGCAGACGGGTGACCTCGGCGAGAACTTCTTGGGTCAGTTCACCTTCTCTCTCGGGAACCGCTAAAGCGCGAGATCTGGGCAGAGCAAATGGCCCGGTCCCCAGTTGGGGGCCGGGCCATTTTTTTGTCTAACTACCCCCGCGCCCACCGCGGCGTGGCGGTGGGCGGGTCGCTCGCGCGCGAACAGTCGGCCTGGCTGGTGGCGATGACCGGGTCGATGTAGGCCGACTCGAAATCGACGGACGAACTCGGGCCGTCTTAGGGCGCGCACCCGCGGCGGCGGCGGGACGTGACGTCGCCGGACGAGATCGAGTTCTGGCAGGAGGTCGGGCAACCGGACTCGAGCGGGTCGGAGGGCGCACGAAGGTCGCCTTCGTAGGTCTGCTGCGGCTGGCTCCAGACCCCGTCCTTGCCGGTTGCGGACGAGTCATGGATCGAGTCGATCGACCCGTCTTCGCCCGGCTGCCGGCCGTATTCTGGACAGCAGTGTTCAGCCTTCGAAGCAACGAGGGTCTTGCGGTACCAGACGATTTCCGAACCCCGCTGTAGGGGCGCTCGCGCGTCGGAGTCGCCGAAGTCGGCGTTCTACGGGTAGGGCCAGCTCGGGCAGAACCCGTCGCCCTGCGCGTGGACACCGAACCGCTAGAGGGTCTAGCCCGAGCTGGCTTCGTCGGGCGAGACTGAATCACTCGGCTTGAGCCTTCTCGAGCCACCGGCGCCGTTGAAGGTCGCCTCGTCGGCACACTCCCCGCGTTTGACCGCCGCGAGGCTACACCGGCGGAGGGGGCAACCTTAGTCTGTCTTGGCGGAGTGAGCCGATCTATTCCGCGGGCAACGTCTGGCTCCTTGAATTGCGCCCCTCGCGCAGGCAGCGGAGGAGGTTCCCTGAACCGCACCAGGGGTGACCACCCCTCGCCGGGGTTCCTATTCACCACCGTATACCTCGGGCGATTCCTCAGAGGAACCGGGAATACCGCCCGGGTTCCGGAGTAGCGGACCGCCGGGTAGTAGTATGGATCGTCCCAAACTACGACCCGAAAGTCAGTACACGCGTAGGAGTATGGATTCGAACTGTTGTAGGACCGCTCTCCATGGCATTCATAACTCAAAAAGCGAGGATAGCTGTGCTCCTCGCCCACGCTGTAGGAGATGAAATCCAGCGTATAGAGGGAGACCTCCCAATCAGGGATCATCACAGCGACGAAATCATCGATCGCCAGATACGGGTCCTCGTACACCCTGGCCGCGACATCACCTAGATCCCAACGGTCTTCTTGGGGAATAAAGCGGAACGCGGAAAAATCGAGCGGCTGCTGAGCTGCGATGATGAAGTAGTAGCCGACACCCGGGTCGTCATACACTCGCCACCCGGCCTCCTCCGGGAAGAGGAGTCGGTAGTCTTCGTCTCCTGCGGTCAGTTCAACGCCTCCCGGATGGGCGGGACTCAACAGCCTCACCGCCCCATCCGTGTCGATACGAAAGATCGCGGTGAAGGCGTCGAGCGAGGTCCGGTAGTAGACCCGAACCTGATCGCCACG carries:
- a CDS encoding carbohydrate kinase family protein — protein: MTGRTLGVLGTLVWDRIVDRDGRTEPVEEWGGIGYALAALSASLPEGWRILPIMKVGRDLSEEAYRFLGEISGVDDSAVVIVPEANNRVELRYESEGMRVERLTGGVPPWSWPELAHAVGACDALYVNFISGFEMNLETAQALRVGYKKPTYTDLHSLFLHMSRHGVRTPQTLDAWEAWLGCFDAVQMNEAEFELLGAGGDPWSLASSALGPDLKLLTVTLGPRGAAYLTSSDFESDPWKWRPDTRLAVSTGAHSGRVGLLDLPRTGDPTGCGDVWGATTFARLLAGDTLDNAMARANRLAGRNVEHRGARSLYRHLTGRLSHVEEGA
- a CDS encoding ROK family protein; protein product: MSRWVVGVDIGGTNLVVGLIPVEGGAPMGLRSRATNPERGADACVDDIVRMAEAAIEETLAEYGGSRADVVGVGIGCPGPLDLDAGVVIATPNLGWTDYPIRDRIANPLRLSATLDNDANCATYGEYWQGAGRGVKNLVGVTLGTGIGGGVILDGRIARGASGSAGELGHTTIDFTGRRCACGNYGCLEAYASGPNIAARAREGLEVGYESVLTELVDGDLERLTALTVYEALVLGDEYAHEVMRETAKILGAGIANIVNLLNPEVVVVVGGVTRAGDHLFVPLRSEVRRRAFASAVAACRILPGELPETAGVVGAAGVFVAEGMASG
- the lepA gene encoding translation elongation factor 4, which translates into the protein MDTDRIRNFCIVAHIDHGKSTLADRLLEGTETLDSRQMRDQVLDDNELERERGITIKLHAVRMSHRGKDGRDYEFNLIDTPGHVDFTYEVSRSLAACEGAILVVDATQGIQAQTLSNLFLALDANLEIIPVINKVDLPGAEPERRRDEVVDLLGVAPEDVLLASAKEGIGIQEILDAVVDKVPPPTGDASAPLRALIFDSYYDKYLGAVPSVRVIDGTVKPGMTITFGNVDATYEVTEVGCMRLGKVPRPQLEPGEVGYIVAAIKEVSHTRVGDTVLDATNPSTEMLKGYQEANPMVFAGLYPTDADDYEDLRDALERLKLNDASLNYEPETSVALGFGFRCGFLGLLHMEIIQERLDREFGVDLITTVPNVEYHVTLTDGSEMRVESPTALPDPGRISEILEPIVLARILCPAEYIGNVHKLCHERRGIFRGMSYPDPQRVELDFELPLSEIVLDFYDRLKSGTRGYASLDYEFHEWRADKLLRLDILVNSEAVDAFSVIIHEDKAFLYGRDLVRKLKDLIPRQQFAVALQATIGNNVVARTNVQALRKNVTAKCYGGDISRKRKLLEKQKAGKKRMKQVGTVEIPQEAFLAVLNLSDD
- a CDS encoding DUF5723 family protein, with translation MRTNRFFSAVALIAAVGLGGINATPAEGQLANASAASLGLSGNNTATARGFSAISVNPAGLGMPGSGFSLALMGVQGRSGLDPLNLADFNDVAGTLMSAAVKDNWLSRIDAAGGLSGSFGAEVSEIALTMGNFGLQVSTVVGGSVTLPTGIAEAMLYGNAGRTGSPTDLSLSGASIDGFAISTAGLSLAFPMSSPSGDMAIGATFKYSVGHGVAVGRSTAGSVQSNPIRVDVDFPIVLTSEAADFANGGKGIGLDLGFMMKQGNLSFGASIQNAVNTFAWEEGELAYRPIDVEFEQSTSSAETDEQAYAGAPATLKALVTAMTIKPSLQVGAALDLSDDLTISGDLHNRFSDGGIAFTPKFHLGAGAEFRGLKVIHLRGGAAIITDGIQYSGGLSLVLGPVNLSAAAAVQTGDLGENFLGQFTFSLGNR